One region of Priestia megaterium genomic DNA includes:
- a CDS encoding proline--tRNA ligase, translated as MRQSSTLIPTLREVPADADIKSHQLLLRAGYMRQNASGVYSFLPLGKRVLQKVEQIVREEMDRAGSVELLMPALQQAELWQESGRWYSYGPELMRMKDRHGREFALGATHEEVITSLLRDEVKSYKRLPLNLYQIQTKFRDEKRPRFGLLRGREFIMKDAYSFHASQESLDEVYDKMFAAYSRIFERCGLNFRAVIADSGAMGGKDTHEFMVLSEIGEDTIAYSDTSSYAANVEMAPVVNTYEKSDEAEKELTKVETPNQHSIEDVAAFLNVEATSCIKSLLFKVDDRFVLVLVRGDHEVNDIKVKNYFEASVVELATPEETKEALKCAVGSVGPIGVSDSVEVVADHAVKAIVNGVCGANEEGYHYTNVNERNFNATYEDFRFIQEGDQSPDGQGVIKFAKGIEVGHVFKLGTRYSEAMGATYLDENGRSQPMIMGCYGIGVSRTVAAIAEQFNDENGLLWPEAVTPYQVHVIPVNVKNDEQRELGEKLYNELLDNRFEVLLDDRQERAGVKFADSDLIGLPVRVTVGKRASEGIVEVKVRKTGESLEVSVDNLVSTVKELLAK; from the coding sequence ATGAGACAAAGTTCTACATTGATTCCTACATTAAGAGAAGTGCCAGCTGATGCGGATATAAAAAGCCATCAGCTTCTATTGCGCGCAGGTTATATGCGCCAAAATGCAAGCGGCGTGTACAGCTTTTTACCGCTTGGTAAGCGTGTATTGCAAAAAGTTGAACAAATTGTTCGTGAAGAGATGGACCGTGCAGGTTCTGTCGAATTATTGATGCCTGCTTTACAACAAGCTGAATTGTGGCAAGAGTCTGGCCGCTGGTATTCATATGGGCCTGAGTTAATGCGTATGAAAGATCGTCACGGCCGTGAATTTGCTTTGGGAGCAACACACGAAGAAGTTATCACAAGCTTGCTTCGTGATGAAGTGAAGTCATACAAACGTTTACCGCTAAATTTATATCAAATTCAAACGAAGTTCCGCGATGAAAAACGTCCACGCTTTGGCTTATTACGCGGTCGTGAATTTATTATGAAAGATGCATATTCGTTTCATGCTTCTCAAGAAAGTTTAGATGAAGTCTATGATAAAATGTTTGCTGCCTACAGCCGCATCTTTGAGCGCTGCGGATTAAATTTCCGTGCGGTTATCGCTGATTCAGGTGCAATGGGCGGAAAAGATACGCATGAATTTATGGTTCTTTCTGAAATCGGGGAAGATACAATTGCTTATTCAGATACATCTTCTTATGCAGCAAATGTTGAAATGGCACCGGTTGTAAATACGTATGAAAAATCAGATGAAGCTGAAAAAGAATTAACAAAAGTGGAAACACCAAATCAGCATAGCATTGAAGACGTAGCTGCTTTCTTAAATGTTGAAGCGACTTCTTGTATCAAGTCCCTTTTATTTAAAGTAGATGATCGTTTTGTGCTTGTACTTGTTCGGGGGGATCACGAAGTAAACGATATTAAAGTGAAAAACTATTTTGAAGCTTCCGTCGTTGAACTGGCAACTCCAGAAGAAACAAAAGAAGCATTAAAATGCGCAGTTGGTTCAGTAGGACCGATTGGTGTAAGTGATTCAGTAGAAGTGGTAGCTGATCATGCGGTAAAAGCAATCGTTAACGGTGTATGCGGAGCAAATGAAGAAGGTTATCACTATACAAATGTGAATGAACGTAACTTTAATGCAACTTACGAAGATTTCCGCTTCATCCAAGAAGGAGATCAGTCACCGGATGGACAAGGTGTTATTAAGTTCGCTAAAGGTATCGAAGTCGGACATGTCTTTAAGCTAGGAACTCGCTACAGTGAAGCGATGGGAGCAACGTATCTAGATGAGAACGGACGCAGCCAGCCAATGATTATGGGTTGCTATGGTATCGGTGTTTCTCGTACAGTAGCTGCGATTGCAGAACAATTCAATGATGAAAACGGTCTTCTATGGCCAGAGGCTGTTACGCCTTATCAAGTGCACGTTATTCCAGTTAACGTGAAAAATGATGAACAGCGTGAACTAGGTGAGAAATTATATAATGAGTTATTAGATAATCGCTTTGAAGTGCTGTTAGATGACCGCCAAGAGCGTGCAGGAGTAAAATTTGCAGATTCAGATTTAATTGGTCTTCCTGTTCGAGTAACAGTTGGTAAACGTGCATCTGAAGGAATTGTAGAAGTAAAAGTACGGAAAACTGGGGAGTCACTAGAAGTGTCAGTTGACAATCTTGTTTCAACAGTGAAAGAACTGCTAGCGAAGTAA
- the rseP gene encoding RIP metalloprotease RseP → MNTVIAFVVIFGALVFFHELGHLVFAKRAGILCREFAIGFGPKIFSFKRDETVYTIRLLPLGGFVRMAGEDPEMIEVKPGQMVGLMFDKEGKVNKVIINNKEQHPNAKVIEVEQADLEHNLFISGYEEGEDEHLQKFEVAEESYFVMDGEDIQIAPYSRQFASKTLGQRALAIFAGPLMNFILAFVIFIVLGISQGYVVDKPVMGKLTSDGVAVDAGLKQGDKVQAIDGQSVSTWDDVVKVIQKHPEQQITFTVQRGGKTLDIPITPESRKVGEQTIGLIGVYAPVEKSFIGSITHGATETYTWMKEILTGLGKLVTGQFKLDMLSGPVGIYAATDQVAQSGIYYLMKWAAVLSINLGIVNLLPLPALDGGRLLFFAVEGIRGKPIDRQKEGIVHFIGFALLMLLMLVVTWNDIQKFFL, encoded by the coding sequence TTGAACACAGTCATTGCGTTTGTCGTCATTTTTGGAGCTCTTGTATTCTTTCATGAGCTTGGTCATTTAGTTTTTGCAAAGCGTGCAGGCATCTTATGCCGTGAGTTTGCCATTGGGTTTGGTCCCAAAATCTTTTCATTTAAACGAGATGAAACAGTTTATACCATTCGCTTACTGCCTCTAGGTGGATTTGTTCGAATGGCTGGAGAAGACCCGGAAATGATTGAAGTTAAGCCTGGTCAAATGGTGGGCCTCATGTTTGATAAGGAAGGCAAAGTAAATAAAGTCATTATTAATAACAAGGAACAGCATCCAAATGCAAAAGTTATTGAGGTAGAGCAAGCAGACTTAGAGCATAATCTATTTATTTCAGGTTATGAAGAAGGTGAAGATGAACATCTGCAAAAATTCGAGGTAGCAGAAGAATCTTACTTTGTTATGGACGGAGAAGACATTCAAATTGCACCTTACAGCCGTCAGTTTGCTTCCAAAACTCTTGGTCAGCGTGCGCTAGCCATTTTCGCTGGTCCGCTAATGAACTTTATATTAGCCTTTGTTATTTTTATCGTTCTTGGGATTTCTCAAGGATATGTTGTTGACAAACCTGTGATGGGCAAATTAACATCAGATGGAGTAGCCGTTGATGCGGGACTTAAACAAGGAGATAAAGTTCAAGCAATTGATGGACAAAGTGTTTCAACGTGGGATGATGTCGTAAAAGTAATTCAAAAACATCCTGAACAGCAAATTACATTCACGGTTCAGCGCGGCGGCAAAACCCTAGATATTCCAATTACACCTGAAAGCCGCAAGGTTGGGGAACAGACAATTGGATTAATTGGCGTATATGCACCGGTTGAAAAGTCATTCATTGGTTCGATCACGCACGGAGCTACTGAAACATATACGTGGATGAAAGAAATCTTAACGGGCCTTGGGAAGCTTGTGACAGGACAGTTCAAACTGGATATGCTTTCTGGTCCTGTAGGTATTTACGCAGCAACCGATCAAGTAGCACAGTCAGGCATTTATTACCTAATGAAATGGGCAGCCGTTTTAAGTATTAACTTAGGGATTGTCAATTTGCTTCCACTTCCTGCTTTAGATGGAGGACGACTATTATTCTTCGCTGTAGAAGGAATTCGCGGTAAGCCAATTGATCGTCAAAAAGAAGGGATTGTTCATTTTATCGGTTTTGCTTTATTAATGCTGCTGATGCTCGTTGTAACGTGGAATGATATTCAAAAGTTCTTTTTATAA
- a CDS encoding PolC-type DNA polymerase III has protein sequence MEAQTLGKKERFKLLLQQLELTSDQIVPYFENAAIEKLVIQKEQKKWHFHFSLEGLLPFEIYELFHARMSSAFSHIASVSFSIQTVNKECTEEHVQSYWKHCIGEMQGISPLLQSLLQDQMPRLNGAKLIVNARHDAEGTALRKKYSQLIADQYASYGFPNLQLMTEVVHSEEAFQQFVEQRKQEDTEKVLQAITEMQNKENEKSDGPDLPKGPLTIGYTIKDETVRLDSIVDEEKRIAVEGYVFDAETRELRSGRTLLIFKVTDYTNSIMVKMFSRDKEDIPLLQAIKKGMWVKVRGSVQNDTFVRDLVMIGNDVNEITGPARQDTAPEDEKRVELHLHTPMSQMDAVSSVGALVGQAKKWGHPAVAITDHAVAQSFPEAYGAGKKNGIKILYGVEVNLVDDGVPIAYNPKHVDLTEATYVVFDVETTGLSAVYDTIIELAAVKMKEGEIIDRFERFANPHHPLSATTIELTGITDDMVQNAPEISEVLRDFHEWMGDSILVAHNASFDMGFLNMGLQKIGLEKAANGVIDTLELGRFLYPHMKNHRLNTLAKKFDIELVQHHRAIYDAETTGYLLNKMLKDAFEREITMHDRLNDYMGEGNAYQRARPYHATLLAQTDVGLKNLFKLVSISHLNYFYRVPRIPRSQLDKYREGILIGTACDRGEVFEGMMQKGIDEVEGVAEFYDYIEVQPPDNYKHLIELDLVRDEKALKDIISNIVKLGEKIGKPVVATGNVHYLNPEDKIYRKILIGSQGGANPLNRHQLPDVHFRSTDEMLNCFSFLDGDKAKEIVVHNTQKIADMIDDIKPIKDDLYTPKIEGADEEMREMSYAMARSIYGEELPEVVEARLEKELKSIIGHGFAVIYLISHKLVKKSLNDGYLVGSRGSVGSSFVATMTEITEVNPLPPHYVCPKCKKSEFFNDGSVGSGFDLPDKSCDDCGVPFIKDGHDIPFETFLGFKGDKVPDIDLNFSGEYQPRAHNYTKVLFGEDNVYRAGTIGTVAEKTAYGYVKGYAGDRDLHLRNAEVDRLVAGCTGVKRTTGQHPGGIIVVPDYMDIFDFSPIQFPADDRNSEWRTTHFDFHSIHDNLLKLDILGHDDPTVIRMLQDLSGIDPKTIPTDDPEVMKIFSGTESLGVTEEQIMCKTGTLGIPEFGTRFVRQMLEDTKPTTFSELVQISGLSHGTDVWLGNAQELIRNDICNLSEVIGCRDDIMVYLIYQGLEPSLAFKIMESVRKGKGLTPEFEEEMIKNGVPDWYIDSCKKIKYMFPKAHAAAYVLMAVRIAYFKVHHALLYYAAYFTVRADDFDIDTMIKGSTAIRAKMEEINAKGLDASPKEKNLLTVLELSLEMCERGYSFKKVDLYESSADEFLIDGTSLIPPFNAIPGLGTNAALNIVKARETGEFLSKEDLQQRGKVSKTILEYLDNHGCLESLPDQNQLSLF, from the coding sequence TTGGAAGCACAAACGCTAGGAAAAAAGGAGCGTTTTAAGTTGCTGCTGCAGCAGTTAGAGCTGACGAGTGATCAAATTGTTCCTTATTTTGAAAACGCAGCGATTGAAAAGCTCGTCATTCAGAAAGAACAAAAAAAATGGCATTTTCATTTTTCTTTAGAAGGGTTATTACCTTTTGAGATCTATGAGTTATTCCATGCTCGCATGTCTTCAGCTTTTTCTCATATTGCGAGTGTTTCTTTTTCTATTCAAACCGTTAATAAAGAATGTACGGAAGAGCATGTACAGTCATATTGGAAGCATTGTATTGGAGAAATGCAGGGAATATCCCCGCTTTTACAGTCGCTTTTACAAGATCAAATGCCGAGATTGAACGGTGCCAAATTGATTGTGAACGCACGACATGATGCAGAAGGAACGGCTTTACGTAAAAAGTACAGTCAGTTAATTGCTGATCAGTATGCGTCCTATGGCTTTCCGAACCTTCAGCTAATGACGGAAGTTGTACATTCAGAAGAAGCATTTCAGCAGTTTGTAGAGCAACGAAAACAAGAAGATACAGAAAAAGTATTACAAGCCATCACAGAAATGCAAAATAAAGAAAATGAAAAAAGTGATGGACCAGACCTACCAAAAGGTCCGCTTACAATTGGATATACGATTAAAGACGAGACGGTTCGCCTAGACTCCATTGTGGATGAAGAAAAGCGAATTGCCGTTGAAGGATACGTATTTGATGCAGAAACTAGAGAATTACGAAGCGGACGTACGCTTCTTATTTTTAAAGTGACAGATTATACAAACTCTATTATGGTTAAAATGTTTTCACGTGACAAAGAAGATATTCCTTTACTTCAAGCGATTAAAAAAGGAATGTGGGTAAAGGTTCGCGGAAGTGTACAAAATGATACATTTGTCCGTGATTTAGTTATGATTGGAAATGATGTCAACGAGATTACCGGTCCTGCTAGACAAGATACAGCGCCTGAAGATGAAAAGCGTGTGGAGCTTCACTTGCATACGCCAATGAGTCAAATGGATGCTGTTTCATCTGTTGGAGCTTTAGTCGGACAAGCTAAAAAATGGGGACATCCGGCTGTAGCGATAACTGATCATGCGGTTGCACAGTCGTTTCCTGAAGCATATGGAGCCGGGAAAAAGAACGGCATTAAAATACTGTACGGAGTGGAAGTTAATTTAGTAGACGACGGCGTGCCGATTGCCTATAATCCGAAGCATGTGGATTTGACAGAAGCAACTTACGTAGTATTTGACGTCGAAACAACCGGTTTGTCAGCCGTATACGATACCATTATTGAACTTGCTGCCGTGAAGATGAAAGAAGGAGAAATCATTGATCGATTTGAACGGTTTGCAAATCCTCATCATCCTCTGTCTGCAACAACAATTGAGCTGACAGGTATTACAGATGATATGGTCCAAAATGCGCCTGAAATCTCAGAAGTACTTCGTGATTTTCACGAGTGGATGGGTGACAGTATTTTAGTCGCTCATAATGCAAGCTTTGATATGGGATTTTTAAATATGGGACTGCAAAAAATCGGTTTAGAAAAAGCAGCTAACGGCGTTATTGATACGCTTGAACTCGGAAGATTTTTGTATCCGCATATGAAAAACCATCGTTTGAATACTCTTGCTAAAAAGTTTGATATTGAACTTGTGCAGCATCACCGCGCGATTTATGATGCGGAAACAACTGGCTATTTGTTAAATAAAATGCTGAAAGATGCATTTGAACGGGAAATTACAATGCATGATCGCTTAAATGATTATATGGGAGAAGGGAATGCCTATCAGCGGGCCCGTCCTTATCATGCGACTCTTTTAGCACAAACCGACGTAGGATTAAAAAATCTATTTAAACTTGTTTCGATTTCTCATTTAAATTACTTTTATCGAGTTCCGCGAATTCCAAGATCTCAGCTTGACAAATATCGAGAAGGCATCTTGATTGGAACCGCATGTGACCGAGGCGAAGTATTCGAAGGCATGATGCAAAAAGGAATTGATGAAGTAGAAGGAGTAGCTGAATTTTATGATTACATCGAAGTACAGCCTCCTGACAACTACAAGCACTTAATTGAACTAGATTTAGTGCGAGATGAGAAAGCCTTAAAAGATATTATTAGCAATATTGTGAAGCTTGGTGAAAAGATTGGAAAGCCGGTTGTAGCAACAGGAAATGTTCATTATCTCAATCCGGAAGACAAAATTTACCGAAAAATTTTAATTGGTTCACAAGGCGGGGCTAATCCTTTAAACCGTCATCAGCTGCCGGATGTTCACTTTAGATCAACGGATGAGATGCTGAATTGTTTTTCATTTTTAGATGGGGACAAAGCGAAAGAAATTGTTGTTCATAATACGCAAAAAATAGCCGATATGATCGATGATATTAAACCAATTAAAGATGATTTATATACGCCGAAAATTGAAGGTGCGGACGAAGAAATGCGTGAAATGAGCTATGCGATGGCACGCAGCATCTACGGTGAAGAGCTGCCTGAAGTAGTAGAAGCTCGTCTAGAGAAAGAGTTGAAAAGTATTATCGGCCACGGGTTTGCCGTTATTTACTTGATCTCGCATAAACTCGTTAAAAAATCATTAAATGATGGTTACTTAGTTGGTTCACGTGGTTCCGTAGGGTCTTCATTTGTTGCGACGATGACGGAAATTACAGAAGTAAACCCACTGCCGCCGCATTATGTGTGTCCAAAATGTAAGAAATCCGAGTTTTTTAATGACGGTTCCGTAGGTTCTGGATTCGATCTGCCGGACAAAAGCTGCGACGATTGTGGCGTACCGTTTATTAAAGATGGACACGATATTCCGTTTGAAACGTTCTTAGGATTCAAGGGAGACAAGGTTCCCGATATCGATTTGAACTTCTCCGGAGAGTATCAGCCGCGAGCTCATAACTATACAAAAGTACTGTTTGGAGAAGATAATGTATACCGTGCGGGAACAATCGGTACAGTTGCCGAAAAAACAGCTTATGGCTATGTAAAAGGCTATGCTGGTGACCGCGATTTACATTTACGAAACGCAGAAGTGGATCGTTTAGTAGCAGGATGTACGGGCGTAAAACGTACAACTGGTCAGCATCCAGGAGGAATTATTGTTGTACCGGACTATATGGATATTTTCGATTTTTCACCCATCCAGTTTCCAGCTGACGACCGTAATTCCGAATGGAGAACAACTCATTTTGACTTCCATTCGATTCATGATAATTTATTAAAACTTGATATACTCGGACACGATGATCCGACCGTGATTCGCATGCTTCAAGATTTAAGTGGAATTGATCCAAAAACAATTCCGACGGATGATCCTGAAGTGATGAAAATTTTTAGTGGAACGGAATCACTTGGCGTAACAGAAGAACAAATTATGTGTAAAACAGGAACGCTTGGCATACCTGAATTTGGAACGCGCTTTGTGCGTCAAATGTTAGAAGATACGAAGCCAACGACGTTTTCAGAACTTGTTCAAATCTCGGGACTGTCGCACGGGACGGACGTATGGCTTGGTAATGCGCAGGAGCTAATTCGCAATGATATTTGCAACTTAAGTGAAGTAATCGGCTGTCGTGATGACATCATGGTTTATCTAATTTATCAAGGTCTTGAACCTTCACTTGCTTTTAAAATTATGGAGTCTGTGCGTAAAGGGAAAGGGCTAACACCTGAATTTGAAGAAGAAATGATCAAAAATGGTGTTCCGGACTGGTATATTGATTCTTGTAAAAAGATTAAGTACATGTTCCCTAAAGCCCATGCGGCTGCTTATGTATTGATGGCCGTGCGTATTGCTTATTTCAAAGTGCACCACGCGCTTCTTTATTACGCAGCATACTTTACGGTTCGTGCAGATGACTTTGATATTGATACGATGATTAAAGGATCAACTGCCATTCGAGCGAAGATGGAAGAAATCAATGCCAAAGGTTTAGATGCATCTCCTAAAGAGAAAAACTTATTAACGGTGCTTGAGCTTTCTTTGGAAATGTGCGAACGAGGCTATTCATTTAAAAAAGTAGATTTATATGAATCGAGTGCAGACGAATTTTTAATTGACGGCACATCTTTAATTCCGCCGTTTAATGCCATTCCTGGTCTTGGCACAAATGCAGCACTGAACATTGTAAAAGCTCGTGAAACGGGAGAGTTTTTATCGAAAGAAGACTTGCAGCAGCGAGGCAAAGTATCGAAGACGATTTTAGAGTATCTAGACAACCATGGATGCCTTGAATCATTACCTGATCAGAACCAGCTTTCTCTTTTCTAA